Genomic window (Aquimarina sp. BL5):
TTGATCCTAAAAAAATAACTGTAGTAGGAACTTCGAAAGGTGGATATATTGCTCAATATGTATCAACTTTGGCAAATAATTCTAGTTTAAATTTTGTGTTTATAGCCAGTTTTAGAGATCGTGATATTATTGATATTCCTGAAATTAATTATTGCGGAAATATTTTGACTATTTATGAAAAAACAGATCCATTTGGAGTATCTGCTATAGCAAGAAAAGAAAACTCAACATGTACTATTACACATTTTAAAGAAATTGAACTTACTACAGGAATGGGTCATGGGTTTCTTTTCAAACCATTAAAAGAATGGATAGAGCCTACTATACAATGGGCATCTGAAAAATACGAATGAATTATAATGACATTTCATACTAATGTATTTTCTGAATAAGCATTATTTAAAAGCTATAATTGTTTTCTAAACTCAGTATAGTGATGTAATACCTCTTCAGGAGCTTCTGTTTGTGGATAATGGCCAATTGTGTCCAATATCACTACATCGGCGTTAGGGATGATTTCTTTATAGAATTCAGCCATATGTTTTCCTGAGATTGGATCCACTCCTCCATCAATAAGTCTTTTAGGTACATCTGTATATTGTATCGCTTCGCGCCATCGAATTCTATATGTATCTCTTTCCTTTAGATACTTTATAAGTTTTGGTATTACATTTTTACCAGCGTTGTAGTCTATCGTTTCCCAAAAATCATCTATTTCCTCTTCACTCGCTTGCGTATGCTCTCCAAATATCTTTTTGAAGTTTTTTGCCAATGTATTTCGGCCCATAAAATGTTTCAGAATAGTACCAAAAGGAGTTAGCAACATTCTTTGTGTAAGAGTAGGGAAATTGGTCTCCGGGAACATTCCACCATTAAGAAAGCAAACAGATTCAATTTTAAATTCATATTCAAGATTTTCTTTATACCTGGCTAACATTTCCTGAACCACCGTATCTCCATAATCATGTGCCAATATATGAAAAGAAGTAATCGCTTTTTCTTTTAAAAATGTTTCCCATAAATTAACTTGCGAAGCTATGGTATATCTAAAATCAGTAGGTTTAGAAGAAAAACCATATCCCAACATATCGATAGCGTATACCTTATATTTCTTAACAAGAGTGTTCCAAATCTTATTCCAATCCCAAGAAGAGGTTGGAAATCCGTGGACTAGAATGAGCGGCACTTCTACTCCTTCTTCCTTATAGAAAATTTGATGTTTTTTGTATGAATAATATGATCCGGAATTTTTCCAATTCTGTAAATTCATATTACTTTTTTCCAAACATTTTTTGGATTACCCAAGCAGGCCCGATTAACAAAAACTGTAAATCCTGTGCTGCAGAAGGCTTTTTTCCTTCTAGATGGTGTCCATAAAATTGTCCAATCCAGGCAACTACAAAAATAATAAGAGACACCATCCATAATGGTGCATATAGACTAATATAATAATTCGTGATAATACAAAAAGCAACAAAAATTAGTATCTGTAGCGCCATTTTCACGGATAATCTAACATAAAAAAGTAGAATAAGTAAAGAAACTACAAAGGCCCAATTTTCTATAAAAGGATTATCTCCTGGTATAATTGAGGCTAAAAATCCACTAGGAATACTCATAATTAAGCCTACAACAGAAAAGAATATAGCAGGAACACATATAAAATGGATTGCAATATTTGTTTTGTTTTGATGGCTCACAGCATATTCCTGAAACCAAGTTTCTAAAGTTTTCATTTGTTTATAATTATAGTTTTTTAATCGTCAAATGGAATCGCCATTTAATCATATCGGTTAGCATCAACTTTATTGTTATGGCTTATTTCATAACTATGTAATTTTAATGTAACTAAGATAGCATTTTTTAGACTTATATAGTATAAAATTGTAATTTCGAAAATATTAAAACTAAATAATATGGCTCGAACTCCATCTAATATGTTGCCTCTTGGTACGATTGCTCCCGATTTCACATTAGTCGATAGTGTTACCAATAACAAGATTTCATTAAAAGACATCAAGGGCGAAAAAGGAACCGTAATTATGTTCATATGCAATCATTGTCCTTTTGTCATTCACGTGAATGAAGAGATTGTGAGAGTAGCTAACGATTACCGTGTACAAGGGTTTGGTTTTGTGGCTATAAGTAGTAATGATATTGAAAATTATCCACAAGATGCTCCAGAACATATGTGGAAAACGGCTCAAAAAAATAATTATACGTTTCCTTATTTGTTTGATGACACTCAGGAAGTAGCGAGAGCTTATGATGCTGCTTGCACACCAGATTTTTATCTTTTTGATGGAGAATTAAAGCTTATTTATAGAGGGCAATTAGATGATTCCAGACCAGGAAATGGAATTCCTGTAAATGGCCGTGATCTTCGTCAGGCTTTAGACGCCGTGCTTAAAAATGCAAAGGTCATAGAACCACAGAAGCCAAGTATAGGTTGTAATATTAAGTGGAAAGAGTGAACAAATATGGCTTTTGAAATTGAATTCCAAAGATGTACAAAAGACGATATTGAGGCTTTGGTAAAAATAAGTAAGCAATTTTATCCAGAACACTACTCACACATCTGGGAAAATGAAGACACCAGTTTTTATGTCGATTTAAGTTTTACAACAGCCGCTTTTAAAAAAGATTTTGAAACTGAAAACATTATTTATTTTTTAGTTAAAAGATCTGAGAAGATCCTGGGAATGCTAAAATTAAGAAAACATCAAGAACTAGTCGGATTCAAACCAACTGAGGCTCTTCAACTAGAAAAAATATATCTTTTGGCCGAAGCTACTGGATTAGGTATAGGTACACATGCAATGAATTTTACAAAAAATTTTGCTAAAAAACTGAACAAAAAAGTTATTTGGCTTGATGTTATGACAACAAGCCCTGCTATTCAATTTTATAAAAAATTGGGATTCAAGACTATTTCTTATTACAATCTAGATTATCCTAGATTAAAAGATGGCTATAGAGAAATGCAACGGATGACACTTCCTATTTAGCAGCCGTTGCCACTATTTGCAGATGTGCCAAATGATGATTTCCATGCCAAGCATAAATTCCAATATCTTCTGCTAACGAAATTTCTATAGTACCTTCTGGATGAATAAATACTTTTTCTAAATCATTATCTGATAATCCTTTTAAGAAATACACCCATTTTGCGTGTAATGCTTTAATCAAATCTAATGAAAGTTGAATAGGTGCTGATTTAGTATCAAATAATTCTGCCCATCGATCTTCATAATAGGCTTTGATGACCGGCTTATCTTCCGTAAGCGCCCATTTAAAACGTATATAGCCATTATGGTGGCTATCATGAATATGATGAATAACCTGTCTTGCTGTCCATCCACCAGATCGATAAGGAGTCTCTAACTGTTCTTCAGAAAAATCCGAAACGAGTTCAGCTATTTTTGCTGGTAACTCCTCTATATCCTTTATCCATTTAGAGATATGTTCTTTAGTAATAAGATTAGGACATTCAAACTCTCCTATAGGATATTGAAGATTCATAGTATCGTTTTTATTCTATTTTTTTATATAACACTAAGTTTGAGGATGCATCTTGCAAATCCTTAACTACTAACTCATATGTATTTAATGATTCTATTTTATATTTATAAACATACTGATCTTTAGGAGATGAGCAATACATAACATCATCCTTAATTTTCACCTTCAATCTCTTTAAAAACTTACCATTACGAAAATTAAATCGTATGGTTTCTTCAAAAATCATATGTTCATCCGGAAATTGGACGTTCACCCATTTTCCTTGAAGAGCCTCATACGTACTTCTATTCTTAAACTTATTATCCAATAAAGATTTCATCCTAAGGCTATAAGCTACAAAAGTTTCTTCTGGCTCAATATTAGTAACTGCCTTACCCGTAACTACTTTGTCGATCTCTTCTCCTTTATCAAAATAATACTTAGACTCATACTTTGTAAAGGCATTAGAATAATCCATCACTACGTGACCATTATCATTTTTCTTCTCCATGTATTGACGTTGCTTGTAATCCACATGAATTAGCTGATCATTCCAAAAATAGAAAATGGTAATCACCATCGCATTAGGCATACCGATTCTCCTTATGATTTTCTTTAACCGCTCGTGTTCGTAGTATCCATTAAGTTCTGCTCCGTGATCAGCAATTTGATCAAGAAACTCTTCTGGATCTAATGAAAACACATCAGATTCCATATAGCTATCGATGATTTCTATCTGATCATTGATAGCTGCTAATGTTGCTTCGTCTTTCTGAGAAAAAGAAAAATTTACACAACAAAATGTTAAAAAAACTATTAGTATCCACTTCATAATTAACAAAAAAAAGGGGTTCTTTATTTGTTCCCAACTCCAAAAAGAGGATGTAAATATCTAAATTATAGATGGAAAAGTTCGCTATTTTTGGTAAAAATTGCAAAATGAAATAGAAAAACATCCATTTTAAGGCTACCTACAAGTGTTAACAGAACGTTAAATAATATTTACAACTATAAAATGACATAAAAACAGCACAAAAAAACCTCTGAAACAAACTTCAGAGGTTTTTTTATATCCTTTAGAAAAGGATTTATTTTACCGCAACCAATTCTACGTCAAAAATCAAAGTAGCATTTGGTGGGATTACTCCTCCAGCACCGTTTGCTCCATATCCTAAAGATGGTGGAATTACGAAACGCGCCTTATCGCCCACTTGTAATAAAGCAATACCTTCATCCCATCCTGGAATTACTTGCCCCATTCCTAACGGAAAATCGATGGGTTGATTACGCTTATAAGAAGAGTCAAAAACAGTTCCATCTGTTAAGCTTCCCTTATAATGAACAGAAACAGTTTTTCCTTTTTCTGCTAGCGCGCCATCACCTTTTTGAATTATTTTATAATGCAAACCGCTATCCGTTTTATCAAACCCAGCTGCCAATTCTTCTAACTGTTGTTCTGCCTCTTTTTTTGCTGCAGCTTCTCTCTCTGCTTTAGCTCCATTAAACTGTCTAAAAGTCTCCACTGCATTAAAACTCTCTGCATCAGCTCCTACTCTAACAATTTCCAAAGATTCTATAACATCTCCTTGTGCTACCGAATTGACTACATCCTGTCCTTCTAACACTTTACCAAAAACAGTATGCTTACCATCTAACCAAGCAGTTTCTACGTGAGTAATAAAAAACTGACTTCCGTTAGTTCCCGGTCCTGCATTTGCCATAGATAATACTCCTGGTCCATCATGTTTAAGATCTGGATGAATCTCATCATCAAATTGATATCCTGGCCCACCAGCTCCTGAACCTTGAGGATCTCCTCCCTGAATCATAAAATCAGGAATAACTCTATGAAATTTTAATCCATTATAATAAGGTTTCCCTTGAGGAATAGCCTGGTTTTCCATATTTCCTTCTGCTAAACCTACAAAGTTTCCAACTGTTCCCGGAGTTTTTTTATACTCTAGATTTACCAGAATACTTCCTTTTGTTGTATTAAATTTTGCGTATAATCCGTCTTGCATAACTGCGTGTTTTAAGCTTGTTAAATTTTAAGCTGCAAAGATAGGTAATTGCTTAATGTTTAGTGTATAAAAAATTAGGATTGTTTGCTAACTGTCAAAAGCATCTGATAGTTTTTATTTTCTATTACCTTGATGTCAAACTGAGCTTGTCGAAGTTTATAAACATTTGATTTTTAAATGGATTTCGACAGGCTCAATCTGACAATCCGATATGATTAAGAAAAAGAAAACTATCTAAATAATCATCATTAGGAATACCAATGGTGAATACCTAGTTATTTAATTTCAAAATAGACTTCCTGAAAATGGTTCTAATCAATAATAAAGCATATGATAGGATTACTATCCACTTACAAAATATTAATCAATTTTCTCTAATAACTCTTGCGCTTCTTTGTATTTATAATTGGCTTTATCTACTATAATTGTTTGTAATACATCTTTGAGTTTGCGCTTCTTCTTTTGTTTTAAAAACACTAAAGCTTTATACCAATTAGCTTTTTTAGCCTGTAAAGTATTAGAATCAGCTAAAAGTTTAAACTGTGCTAGGGCTTCGTCAAATTTATTGAGTTCTATATTAGAGATCCCGTTGTATATATAACTTAGCGGATCTATAGAAATTTCTTTTGTATGATATGCGGCGAAAGCCTCGGTTGCTTCCTGATACTTCTTATCTTCGAATAGCAATTGCGCATTCTCTAACAATTTATTCGTATCCTCGCCTCTGGTTACTAATGACGGGATCTCATCCACATGTACATAGGAAGCATACAATTCATCATAATTATTTTCTTTAAAAACAAATAAAGAGACCGTAATCAGTACAGCAATGGATGCAGCAATACCAATAAACCAAAATGTTTTACTCTGTGAACTGGATCTGTTCTCTGCGATTACATCATTAATAGTAGATTTTAAATTAACTGCTTCATCACTTTCATAAAAAGATTTCAGTTGTGTAGCTTCTTCCGTTTGTAATGCTTCTGTATCACCGTGTAACCATTCTTGATCTTCATAAATGGTTAGCATATCTTTTTGCAACTTTAGTTCTTCCGCAAGTAGCGGATCTTTTACTAGTCTTTCTTCGAATGCTTGCTT
Coding sequences:
- a CDS encoding alpha/beta hydrolase yields the protein MNTHLIFTILFLWMLSSCKSNYDQNDRFIFFFHNRFLETHELDELHPEFGRTEYEEIIREFKKKGFKVISEKRNGNVNANTYANNIVHQIDSLLKKGIDPKKITVVGTSKGGYIAQYVSTLANNSSLNFVFIASFRDRDIIDIPEINYCGNILTIYEKTDPFGVSAIARKENSTCTITHFKEIELTTGMGHGFLFKPLKEWIEPTIQWASEKYE
- a CDS encoding alpha/beta fold hydrolase, producing the protein MNLQNWKNSGSYYSYKKHQIFYKEEGVEVPLILVHGFPTSSWDWNKIWNTLVKKYKVYAIDMLGYGFSSKPTDFRYTIASQVNLWETFLKEKAITSFHILAHDYGDTVVQEMLARYKENLEYEFKIESVCFLNGGMFPETNFPTLTQRMLLTPFGTILKHFMGRNTLAKNFKKIFGEHTQASEEEIDDFWETIDYNAGKNVIPKLIKYLKERDTYRIRWREAIQYTDVPKRLIDGGVDPISGKHMAEFYKEIIPNADVVILDTIGHYPQTEAPEEVLHHYTEFRKQL
- a CDS encoding DUF962 domain-containing protein is translated as MKTLETWFQEYAVSHQNKTNIAIHFICVPAIFFSVVGLIMSIPSGFLASIIPGDNPFIENWAFVVSLLILLFYVRLSVKMALQILIFVAFCIITNYYISLYAPLWMVSLIIFVVAWIGQFYGHHLEGKKPSAAQDLQFLLIGPAWVIQKMFGKK
- a CDS encoding thioredoxin family protein codes for the protein MARTPSNMLPLGTIAPDFTLVDSVTNNKISLKDIKGEKGTVIMFICNHCPFVIHVNEEIVRVANDYRVQGFGFVAISSNDIENYPQDAPEHMWKTAQKNNYTFPYLFDDTQEVARAYDAACTPDFYLFDGELKLIYRGQLDDSRPGNGIPVNGRDLRQALDAVLKNAKVIEPQKPSIGCNIKWKE
- a CDS encoding GNAT family N-acetyltransferase, whose amino-acid sequence is MAFEIEFQRCTKDDIEALVKISKQFYPEHYSHIWENEDTSFYVDLSFTTAAFKKDFETENIIYFLVKRSEKILGMLKLRKHQELVGFKPTEALQLEKIYLLAEATGLGIGTHAMNFTKNFAKKLNKKVIWLDVMTTSPAIQFYKKLGFKTISYYNLDYPRLKDGYREMQRMTLPI
- a CDS encoding YfiT family bacillithiol transferase encodes the protein MNLQYPIGEFECPNLITKEHISKWIKDIEELPAKIAELVSDFSEEQLETPYRSGGWTARQVIHHIHDSHHNGYIRFKWALTEDKPVIKAYYEDRWAELFDTKSAPIQLSLDLIKALHAKWVYFLKGLSDNDLEKVFIHPEGTIEISLAEDIGIYAWHGNHHLAHLQIVATAAK
- a CDS encoding peptidylprolyl isomerase; its protein translation is MQDGLYAKFNTTKGSILVNLEYKKTPGTVGNFVGLAEGNMENQAIPQGKPYYNGLKFHRVIPDFMIQGGDPQGSGAGGPGYQFDDEIHPDLKHDGPGVLSMANAGPGTNGSQFFITHVETAWLDGKHTVFGKVLEGQDVVNSVAQGDVIESLEIVRVGADAESFNAVETFRQFNGAKAEREAAAKKEAEQQLEELAAGFDKTDSGLHYKIIQKGDGALAEKGKTVSVHYKGSLTDGTVFDSSYKRNQPIDFPLGMGQVIPGWDEGIALLQVGDKARFVIPPSLGYGANGAGGVIPPNATLIFDVELVAVK